The following DNA comes from Ammospiza caudacuta isolate bAmmCau1 chromosome 15, bAmmCau1.pri, whole genome shotgun sequence.
GAATGTTTGATGGCTGGAAATTACTAGTCTAGAAGGGTACACAAGATTAAATGTTAAGTCACTCAAACTGTGCAAGTTTACCTCAAAGACATTTTCACAATGCCTTTGGAGAAAGAAGTATTTCAACTTGTTCTCGCTGAATAACCAATCCTGGCCTAAGGAACAGTGTAACGATGCTTGTACATCGCTCCACTGCCTCTGCAAAGCCACTTGAGCCAATTTTGTACAACGCTTGTGTGGCGGCAGCATCAGGCGGCCCCTTCAGCAGCACTCCAGCGCCGGGCTCCCGGCTGGAGGCTTTCCGCCACAGAAACACGGCAAGTGCTTCAGATATTTCCCAAGTGGAGAAACCAATTGAGCTCAGCCCCGCGGTCTCCAGCCAAGTGGGAGCAGAAGGTTAAGGGCCTACAATTAAGGCTCGGAGATCTTCATTTTTGCCAGCTCAGAGGGTGAGAAAACGGCAGCTGCTCTGACAGGTCTTGCCATGCATGGGGACCAAGGAGCACCGGGCATCTTGAGCATTGGGAGGGAAACCTCTGCAGGTTCGGGGCTTTGTGTTTTGGAGGGAATTAACAGGTGAGAAGCAGCTGTTCCCCAAAGCTGCCACCACGAGTGGGCTCccaccccagctgctgctgagggagcgGCACAGGGAGGCAGAGGATGGCAGAGGCGGCCATGCCGAGGTGCACGGCAGGCGCTGAGCCCCTTCCCTGTCGCCTCCCCTCGAGGGGCAGCCCGGGCCCGGCCCAACAGCCCGGGGGGACCCGGCTCCCCGCGGGGGAACCGCCCGCAGCGGCCGAGAGGGGCCTTGGGCCGGGGGAGCCCCGGgcgaggagcagggctggggctggtcCTGAACGGCCGAGGTTTGCCCTCGTGTTTAACCTCGAGCAGAACCGCTccgcagccctggggctgcagcggAAAGGGCGGCGAGGCCAGGCTGGCCCGAGCGGGGAGCGCAGTGCGGGCGGGACACGCGTCCCGGAGAGTCCTGTGTCCCGGGAGGGGACGGACACCGGGGAGCCCGCAGGGCCCTGATCTGCGTCCCGGGAGGTGACAAAGCCGAGCCTACGGCCGGTGTGTGTGGAGAGAGCCCGTAGGACGCTGCCCGGGCCGTGGGGCTCTGCCCGGGCCGGGTCGGGGGCGCTGCCCGGGCCGGGTCGGGGGCGCTGCCCGGGCTCGGTGCTCTCCGTGCCCCCGGGCATGGCCCTGACCCTGCGGGACGGCATCTCCGTGCTCCAGGGCTCGGAGCAGCCGCAGACCCATACATTGCAAGTAAAGAGTGCAGAAAGCAAGGCGGCAGAAAAACCACTAGGCACGCTCCCGATGGAGGTACAAGTTCTGCATAAAGTGGAATTAGAGATATGTTGTTCCCTGTTAGCTTCTACTGTCACACCGATTTGGTTCAGAATTAAGCATTAATGTTATTTATTGGGCTTAAGTATTCAGTCCTCTGTACATCTTTTTGTAATTTCatctcatttttaaaaggaCAAACTAGAAATTTAGGCTTTCTAGATTCagagaatattctgagttggaagagacccagaTTATCAAGAAGATGTCAAGATGATATTTAACTGTTGAAATTCagacaaatttttaatttagttcATCAGTTTGCTACTATTTGTTTGATAGACTCCATCTCAAGTGGCATTACagaatttccctttttctccttaATTCAGTTAGCTCAATCCTGCAGTCATTGTAAAGCTGGTTATGTAATACAGTCCTATTTGAAATGAATTTTGTTGAAAAAGACATGCAAACACTGCTGTTTTGTTCTGTGCTAGCTATTATATTGGTTCTACAATTAAAATCTatgtttttttctcataaatttCGTGCATCACTAGATGATTTCTGAGGTAGGTCATATTGCCATATTTGAGTCTAGCTAATGCAAGAAGTATCACAGCCTGGTTCATTGGTATATGACAGAGAAAGCATTACAATTAGCCTGCAAAAGTCctaaatttgtttaaaaaacagaGCATACTTCTCATTTCCTTTTAGAAGtactgaaatgaaattttaaatattttcttttaaaaataaagatacgTGTTTCTGTGTTCTCAGTGCTGCAAACTTAAAATGATGCTctgaaattttatataaaattttcaAGAGAGAGGACATAATTTTAGTAATTATTCTTACTTAATTGTAGCTTATCAGTTAGGCTGCTGTATGCCAAATGCAAATTTTGTCCATCACATGTAAGACTGAAAATCAGAACGAATTGGTGGCTTGCATTTTGTTGACTGCTCAGTTGATTTGCCTTTAATTGAGAAAGttgtaaaacatttttttttaatagattaaCAGAGATAATGATGCCATTGCATCTGAAAATAACATCCAGCAACTGGGACCATCTGAagagggggaaggaaaggaagtttTTTCCACTATTGGGGAAACAAAGAGTCAGAGCTGCAAAGGGGGTGATGATTTGTCAGACTCTTTCAATGAAAGTAAAGAGCAGGAATATTCAACTGCATCAGAACAAACAGTTGTAAGAAATCTCAAGAATCTAAAATTTGAGGCTGGTGCTCCATAACAGGAAAAAGGTAAAAAGTTAATAATCTTTGtagttaatttttaaataagacATGTAAAGTAAGATTTTGAACTGAGGTTGAAGTTTTGCATTAAATATTCACAGTGGTAATTGTTTAGATTAGGTTAAGTAAAATTCTGTGGAAATTtggaagaagaaataataaCGTCAGCCCTAAGTGCTCGAAGCTCTTGTTCAGGCTGATGTCATCTGCCTTGTGTTCAGGAGAGACATTTTGGATGGCATTTAGAAATTAATGGTCTTTTGAACAGTGTGTGGTATTTGAAACCTCCAGGGAGATTTCAAAGTTAATATTGTATAAGTGCCTTTGAATAAACCTAGTAATTTATTTAGTGTCTTGATCCACTCATTCAGCTTCAAAATGTGCTTGTTTGAGGGTTTATGGTTGAGCTTAGAGTGGTTCCACATTGCCAGCAGAGGGTGGTGGGCACTTATCAATCAATACCTGTCAGCAAAGCCTTTCCCAAAGCCTAAGTAAGAGTAACAGAAAATGGCTGATTTAAGATGTTAGAAACCTTAAAGTATGTTACAGAAGTTAAGGACTGACTCAGAAAAGAACAGATAAGCATCTGTTTCCCTAGTAACTGTGTGTGTACTGTAAAAATTGGATGACATCAATGATGTTGAGTCTGTAAATGTGTGTGTTGTATCTGGAAGTTAAGGTATCTTGGCTGGGGCTCTCTGTGGATACTGTACAAATTGTTGATGTCCCCTGGTGCAGTTACAGCCTTTATAGGAAGCACGTTTGAGCAGTTTTAACAAAGCTAACAATGTTCCTTTGTGTGGGCATGAATCCACAATGAACAAATGACAATaaagtggttttgtttgcttttactgAAGCAAAGTGTTATCTGCACATCTCTGTGTGGTATAAAGCAATGTATGAAATGCATTTTGGTCTCAGCATGAAAATCATTACAGAGAGCACACTTGGGAGCTGAGACAACTGTTCTGGAAAGACTCTTCAGATATGACGTATTTGCCATTTCACAGTTTCAAATCTTCTTCATAACTAAAAGTGTTGCACATTTAATCTTAACTTGTTACTCTCAAAAGAAATTCATTACTCTTGTGCCTCGAACTTTAATCTATGACTTCTCCACAGAACTGACTTTTTCCCCTTAAATTCAACCAGTAATTTTAAAGATGCTTTCACATCATGATTTTTTTATATGCACTTTACAGATTCAAGAGCACCAGAAAGCTGGGAGTAGCTTAACCTGCCATTTCCAAATCTTTGCATAAATTTAATTAGTTCTAATTACACGGTTGTTATCAAGAAGTTTGTTGCACAGGCTGTAAGTCTTAAAGATGGTACTTAGAGAGGAAATCTCATCCTGTCTTGGTGGTGAGGGCAAGGGTAGGAGTTAGGTTTCCTGGGATTAGATTCTAAACTGTATCACCAGCAATTAACACAATTTTGGGGGCAAATCACTTAAGTCTTAATGAATCCTGTGATGTAGAAGTTTGAAGTAGTTTTACCCAGACTGCAGGGACTCCTTAGAAATggtacaattttttttaaaaaagtaaagtCATTATTTTGTGGCATGTACAGCGTAAATGTGTCTTTGTTCCAACAGGAGAAAAGTTTCAACTGTTTTTTCTGCACGTTCACCTCAGTGAAGTTGTGGAGTCTTAGGTGTCATCTGAAAACCCATTCGGACGAGAAACGTCACGCGTGTCACCTCTGCCCCAGGGCCTTCCgtacagcagctctgctgcacagccatggcaacacacacacaggtacCCAGGGCTTGAAAATGCTGTGTTACACACTGCCTTCAAAAGTGAGTGAGCAGGCAAGTGGCTTTGCCTTGGAGCTGTGTTCTGTGATCATTTTATGCTCAGAAATTCCTCTGATTTTCTGTGGCGTTCTGCACTGAGAAGACATGGGCTGTAGTTAggaactctgtgtgtgtgtgtttgtttattttgttcagTACCATTGTAACAATTCTTGTCAGCTGAACGGTGATTTCAGCTGTGCTGCATTCCTACATGCAGAATAGAATTTTCTGTGATGTTTTCGTTTAGCTATATAAACATATCAAGCAAAGTGATAAATTGTGTTTATAATAAATCTACTGTGTACATATATATGGAAGATATTCTCTACTGAGAcggtggtgaggcactggcacaggttgcccagagaagctgtggctgccccatccctggaagtgccaaggccaggttgagcagggcttggagcaatctgggacagtggaaggtgtccctgcccatggcagagagtagaacaaaatgatctttaagggcccttccaacccaaatcattctatgatttatTGTAtgtaaaaaatcagaatatcaGAAatggttttattaaaaaattttgCATGTTGATGTAAGGCAGACAAATCAAATTGCTGTGGTGTTGAATAAAAGTCTCACATGCATTGTTGCAGGGAACAAACCCCATAAATGCAGTGAGTGTGACACAGCCTTTGTGACCTGAGGGGAACTTGCATGACACAGGAGGTACAAGCACACTTTGGAGAAGCCTTTCAAGTGCACAATATGTGAATACTCCAGTGTGGAAGTAAGTACAGCCTTACTGAATCTTTTGGGAGGGTGTGAAGGTTTTCACATGCCAGGATTTTAATGTACATCCAATTTTTGCCCAGATTTTTTAACCATGAGAAGTCCAGGCTCTGCTGATGGCCTTGGACATGCTGATGGATTGTGTTTATCTGTAATGGTGCTGCAGAGTTACTGCAAGGTGGCTGATGGCTACAACTCTGTGGTGCCATGCATTTATTTcattacatttcatttcattacatttcatttcattacATTGCATTACATTTCATTTGTGTGCACATCTTTTCATCCCCATCATcctgcagaaaaggaacaaGTAGCCTGAGTTCCTGGAACCCTTCTTTGTCCATGTAGTATTTGCAAATGTCTTGCTTCAAATTAATATTCATTTAGTTTAAGAACTAGTTGCATTATAAgagcttttcctctttttttaatgctaaaatTGGTGTTAGACAATGTGTTTGTGTGATTTTGGTCCCACAAAAGCATTTTTGGTCCTCATTTCCACTATGTTCCATCTACTGTAGGACAATACTAGCTAATGTCTAGAAGGAAGTTAATGtattctatttatatatttgatGATGTATGGGTTTTTTCCAGTTCTAGAATTTTCTCCATCGGGAATAAAATACCTTAGAGTCTGCTTAAGGGTGCACTTGGAAATTGCAATTGAATTGGGTGCACAGGCTTTTAGAAATGCACCTGTGATTGAATCACTGTCACAGTTTAGTGGATGTTCAATATCTGAATTTGTGCTGTGTCCAGATCTAAAGCTGTAAGCAATCCTGAACTTTATTCCATGCACCTTATCTTAATAATTAGATTTTTGATAGCTTGCATCTTTAAAAAGCCTGACAGCTGATACTAAATTACCCTATTCTTTCCCCTGTTTCAGTAAGGAGCTATTCAGCATTCACTGCTGTTACAGAACTCACATTCTTGTGAGCTTTACCTGAATAAAGAAAGCTGAAAGAGCTCTCCAGCACTTACATGCAGATTATTTGACTTTTGTGTATCAAAGGTTGGCAGtcatgtttaattttatttaagtgAATAGTAGTGTAGATTTGAAGGAATCTAGTAATGAATTCATTAATTGTGTTCATAAATGGAGGAACTGAACAGTTGATAACTCCTAATCACATACCTACAATATTTATGTAGAACATATCAGAAAAACAGCATAAAAAAGTAGAATTGAATTAAACTTTGTAACTAAAGTGCTTCATTGGGACTTGAAGGTGAATAGACTCTGGATAATGAGTTTGgtctttcatttattttcctgagtGTTTTCAAAGAATTTCATGTTTGGTATATCCAAGTAGCCTGACAGTAGTAGGTatcctctttttaaaattttatctttgtttgtttttattataaaatttcccattttgctAATGTGGACACTAAATAGGAAAGTAAGATAATATGGGGAAAGAGTGCAGAAGTGTCCTAAAGCCACAACAGGCTGATTGTGCAGGGAAAAACACAAATGTGAGAGTGTTAATTCTGGGATTAATACCAAGTTTAAAATTGCAGTAGGTGCAGCATGTAAAATAGcttatattttaatgaaatgcaTCTCTAATGTAGATGTTGCTTTAGGAAATCTCTCCTTTCTGTCTGAGGCCAGCAAGATGAGGCGCCACGTTCGCTCGCACGCGGGAGAGCGGCCCTACCCCTGCCACCTGTGCAGCTATGCCAGCAAAGATGCCTGCAAACTGAAGAGGCACATGTTAACTCACACAGGTGGGATTCTGGGCTAGGGATCAAGCCCagggcttctcagcttctcaataTTCATAGAGCAATCTTATTTCAGCCTCACAATTAGCCCTTTTTAAACTTGTGATTTGGAGTAAAAACATGTTCTCTTTCAGTGTTCTGGATTTGGCAGTTGGAATCCCAGTAGTTAGTCTTGCTGTTCCTCCTAAACTTCTTTTATATTAGAGAAACATTtcatgaaatatttcattttctgtgggTCAAGCTGTC
Coding sequences within:
- the CTCFL gene encoding LOW QUALITY PROTEIN: transcriptional repressor CTCFL (The sequence of the model RefSeq protein was modified relative to this genomic sequence to represent the inferred CDS: substituted 3 bases at 3 genomic stop codons); amino-acid sequence: MALTLRDGISVLQGSEQPQTHTLQVKSAESKAAEKPLGTLPMEVQQLGPSEEGEGKEVFSTIGETKSQSCKGGDDLSDSFNESKEQEYSTASEQTVVRNLKNLKFEAGAPXQEKGKKLIIFKSFNCFFCTFTSVKLWSLRCHLKTHSDEKRHACHLCPRAFRTAALLHSHGNTHTGNKPHKCSECDTAFVTXGELAXHRRYKHTLEKPFKCTICEYSSVEASKMRRHVRSHAGERPYPCHLCSYASKDACKLKRHMLTHTGEKRYECYVCQARFTQRGTMKIHVLQKHGENGPKHQCPHCSAFLSRKSDLGVHLRNLHSYKEEAVQCRDCSTGGLTGERKASGVLSAARHYNTDFPLAQAPALQTGTALAAGKLPEPVGAAPGTCGQHVLELQDLSPAATSPGRGSEEDKVGSRAEMGDGDDDDGAVDEEGDGASSSNCCRGNPGLK